The DNA window TGACTCAGAGCTTGAGCTCAGTATTGATAGAACATCAAAttgaaacataaaatacaaatcGAATGCAATTTTCAGTACGAAGTGCTAAATCTGGATCCTAATCTGGCcattagtttttgtgtaattacgTACAGTATGTTGACAAAGAACCCAACCAATGGACATTTGTTGAACATATAATCCCCTCTGCTGAGGAACACAGTTTCCACATATTCATGATCTACAGCagatgtgtcaaactcaaggcccggggaccaaatgtggccgctacataattttatgtggcccgcgagagcataaaaggtcggtgtaaaataaaaaggtcaaaagtgtgcagTAATTAATCCCATTTTGTCActaacaaaaacgttttgaacaaagttaatgtcttgacttgtgtttgatgttatttgtctttactCTCTGGGATAGTTTGATCCtagattgatggagttctgtgagtttaataacctgacaaattaaaaggatttatgttataacagagaaacaaataaacatattttctctgtgcaactgtaatgtttgtaacttgaataagtaataaattcagcgttatttaacattaagtagtagttacgtttattttacatttatgttacgtcacattgagttacatttagttacatttataagttacatctggccctttaaggacagccatcatgctgatgtggcccttggtgaaaatgagtttgacatcccTGACCTACAGAATTCAACAAtcccaacatttttttctggtgtCATAAAGTGATGTGCTGACTGATGGTGTTGGATGATTGTCAGATGTAAATTTGTCCTGCCACACCTACACTATTCAAATCAACAGAACTTTTTCCAACACTGCAAAACGTCGGGTCACGACAGAGGTTGACCACTTCAGCtgttgtaggtgtgtgtttaattGAATAGCTTCTAGAGAGAAGAAAAGTCATTTTGTAGAGACAATATTGCCAATAATCGATATGTCCTGGTTAAGCAACATAATAGAGGACTCAAATGAGACAACTGTTTTGTGTGAAATGCAACAAAGCGGGACCATTTTGTGGACCTGTTGTTGTAtactttcctttctttttgggTTTCCAGCAGTTTTTGCAATATTTTTCAACATGATTCAGAAGGCAAGAAAAGGAACCAGGTTGTCTCCCAATGATGTCTTTATGTTACATCTAACTTTCATGGACGGAACttattttttcagtctttttataGAAGCATTTACCAGAACATTCAAGACTCACTCTATCTTCTTATTGTCTCTTCGCTTCTTGAATTCATTTGGTGTCTGTGGCAGGCCTCTGTTTACAACTTGTATGTGCCTTGACTGTTACCTGGCTGTTGTCCATCCAGTTACATTTCGGGCAACAAACAGTCTGACGCCGAGGTTCCTGGTGGCTGCTGGTGTCTGGATTGTGACTGGTTGTTGTGGATATATTTTTACCTATGGGTCTATAGAAAAAATTGACTTCACTCAGTTCTTGGTTGTAATTTCGACTGCCCCTGTTATTGGATTCTGTGACTGCTGCATCCTCTGGACTCTCAGCAAAACTGGCTCTGGAGGAAAAACCATCCATCCCCAAAAGAAGAGGGCTCTGAATATCATCAACAACAATATGGTTCTTGCTGTGGTttcttattttcctgttttaattGTTTACTTGGTATCTGAGTTGATTGAAGGGAATGTCATTGTATGTTTTTTAGGGGATGCCACGATGAGTATCGCTGTAATCGGGGCAGTAGTTTCTAACATCCTGTATTTGAATAACCTGCAAAAACTAGACTGGCTAAAATGTTGGCAAAAGAAATGAACTTCATGAaactggtgttttgttttttcagtttttaatataTGAACTTTTCCCAACTGTGCATAGCAACGAAGAGTGTAAAAGAGCACAAAAATGCATGTCACCATGTTTATCATGGCAGTATAAAGCTTAGTGTCATAGAGTGCGATATCTGAAGTGTGTAATCTATTGTAGAATAAGATGGACTATTTAAAACAGAGAAACCTACTAGATTTTCAGACTTCTTATGGTAATAACAGATAAAAGTCTGACCCAACTGGAAGACCACAACCCTTTTAATAAAAAACCTTGCTAATTGCACTCATTGATAGGGATTCATGATACTGCATTATATGATTTAaaaagatctaaaaaaaattccattttcatattttatttaatattacgTGAAAGTTTTGTGTGTGGCTATTTCACCATTTGGTTGTAAATTGTTTTCATTGCTTTGAGCATATAAGGACCTAGGAgtcatttgtgttttgtcaATTCAAGTATGTAGTTATTTAGTAATTTTATACAACTTAACATTACAGCCTACTACATCTACAgtatctacctgtctgtctgtctgtctgtctgtctgtctgtctgtctgtctgtccgtctgtccgtctgtccgtctgtccgtctgccCGTCCACCCgcccatccctccctccctccatccatcaatctacCTAtctatttagttatttagttaattAGCTAGTTAGTTACTTGGTTATTTCCATCATCAATGACATTTAACAAGTCATAGATGATGGAATGTTGTAAGTTTGCTTGACATTTATGAAGCAAACCACTTCATTTACACAAAGAATATTCAAATTCCCACTGAAGAAACACAGATGTTGACAGACCATGGAAAATGAATGGTGATGAATTAGAAACGATTTGCATATTgacagagggaaggagagagagatttgattttgatttttaaaatcacgtttattcataaaagtcaaattacaagataatcacgttgacagaAAATTCAAGAGATTCctgcaaaaaggaattcacatctcaagaaaaaaacaaaacaatggtaGGATTGATTATTCTGTAAAGCATTATGATTATTATTCGAATAAAAACAACTTACCGGTATATTGTTGCTTCTGTTTTTAAGGAAACATTTACAATATCAGGCGTATTAAAAAATGTGACTACAATTTATACATCGACGAGATCAATGAAACACGTGACGATGTGACGCgcaaaaaacaggaagtatcGATTAATCGTTCTTCTTTCAAAATTAAATCCACCATCAATTTACTTTACAGGTCAGGTAGTAAGTCTCCtcaaaatttagaaaaaaataaacaaaaatcacatttaaaatctAAATGGAATTATAGCATTACACTGACATTATATTATAACAGTAACTCgattaaaatgtgataaatacaacaacaattttcCTAAACATCTACTactgagtgttttattttgaaaataataaccGGAAACATTGTGTGGTTGTGAAACTTGACCCCGATCAAAGAGCAAGGGGGACAGCAGACATACAGCGCAACAACAGAGACCCGGTTTATTGTCTCAGATTAGGAATGGCTGTCTGGTAATGTGGACCACCGTCACCCGTAGGAGCACCGATGCCGTTCTGATCCTCCCGTGCCTTTGTGAGGTCTGACGGACCAGGACTCACTACCATGGCATCAGCGTCACGCCGTTGCACATCTGTCAGACTCCCCACTGTGGCCGCTGCCATCCTGCTCTTGATGTCGGTGACGACTGTACGCTCCTCTCAAGGCGACAAGGAGCCGGTTTACCGGGACTGTGTGAAGCAATGTGTCCGGACCAACTGCACCGGAGCTCGGCTACGGGGATTTCAGTCTACCCAGCCGCAGTACATGGCGCTGacaggtgtgttgttgttgttattattgttgttgttggtgctAAATTGGTGTTTAATTAGCTAGCTAGCAGCCTGTAGCTACACTTTTCACCGCTGTAGCCACATGTAGCAATATCGTAGCTACCTTTCATGAAACGTTCTGTTTGATGGACCGAAAAGCTGACAGCCCGTTTTTCCGGATGAACAAGGTGTGGTAAAGGGCCCATTGTAACTCCACCTTTAGTCCACCATTAGAAGCTGTATGGGTCTGTGTCGGTGATGTAGAAGCCACTCATGAGATGTAATACCGGTGTTTCAGAAACAATCGATAATGTCCAATCCAGCCGGAGAATAAGTAGTTGAGCAGAAGTCCATCTTCTCCCTTCGTGACACGTGTTTTGGACTGCCGCTAAATATTATTCAcgttattgattattttatctACTGTTTtcttaattaatgaattaaatgtgttcataaaGTAGTAGAACTAGCACATCACATTTCACCATAACCCAAAGTGGAcatcatgaaatgtttttaaatttggaTGACCACTATTTGGGTTTGAAAATATTCCTTTTACACTGAAATTacactgaaaaacagaaaaatgaaacactggAGATACCAACcaccacatttattcattcagttgAAGTCAATctagtaaataaatacattttaaaaatccagattgttgttcttgttgaatgtttgtgtctgttatcTGTGAGTCAATCAGACTGTGACTTTTCTACCTCTTCAGTTGTGGTTCATGCAGTaaactgttcagtttttttcccTATATTTCAGGCTGGACGTGCCGTGATGACTGCCGCTACCAGTGCATGTGGACTACTGTGGGGCTTTATCAGGCCGAGGGATACAGGGTGCCACAATTCCATGGAAAGGTTTGTGCTTTGTACAGTTCAAGGTTTTTCTTACACTATAAGATGTTTGCATTAATTAGTCGAATATCTGCAAAACGTGAGTATAAAACGTGCTGCAGCATTGTCCCTGTCTTTACTGAATTAACtcacattttgaatatttttctccATATAGTGGCCATTTGCTCGCTTCTTGTGTTTTGAGGAGCCAGCTTCTGCCCTGGCTTCTCTCCTCAATGGCCTGTCTTGTCTTCTCATGCTGCTCCGCTATCGAAGCATGGTGCCACGCCAGAGCCCCATGTATCACACCATCAACGCCTTCTCTCTGGTTAGTCCAGTTCTCTGTCTGAGGGATGCAGAAATACTTCCACACAAATAAACTCATCAATACAATTTCCTTACTCTAGTGTTGTGATGGTTTCACTGTTTAACAATCAGCCTGGTGTTTTTATTTAGGTATCTCTTAATGCCTGGTTCTGGTCTACAGTATTCCACACCCGGGATACCTATCTCACTGAGGTAAAGAAAAAATCTACTGAGTTTTGTCAAGCTATTCCTGTCTGATTAAAACTTCCTTTGGCTTGTCCAGCGTGccatctttttccattttaggtAAATGTCCATATTTTTTACATATAGTTTTTTATAGTGGATGCCcctcctgccacaaccctctgcatttaatGTAATTGGCTCATTGTGTTATATAACTGACATGTTATCAGAGTTGAAAAGTCGCACACTTTCGAAAGAAATAGAACAGATTGCAGTTGTCGTCTTTCTGATATATTGACACGAAAGATGTAAGATCAGCACTTTATTAACCTTGAATCTCACTGTTGTCCAGGTACTGTTGGGAAACAAGACTGTTTGGTCAACTTTCTGGTTAAATGGAAAATTTGTGAAAGAGGTTGGAGCTCGATAGGCAGGCAATTAATGAAAGAGAATAAATTGAACATGGCTAAAAGGAATTTTATCTCATCACAGTCAGATGATGTAGTGTGAGCTGAGAAAACAGCTGATGCCTTCTTGATGCTTTACTGGATGCTAAATGGAGAACTGCTGAACTTCTTTTCCAATTTCTGGACCACCTCCTGAGATGATGGTTTTCTCCTTCATTGGCTAACGAGTTTAGCTGATCAATAGCATCCTAATGCATTAATGACAAGCCCCCCAGTTGTGTCACAGCAGGCGATACAACAATTTGTTTTAATCTTGATCTTGATTTcgttttttctgtgattttctCTTTCAGAAAATGGATTATTTCTGTGCAACAGCAGTCATTCTTTATTCAATTTACCTATGCTGTGTCAGGTATGCTCTTTGTATTCCACACATCCAAAAATGTTATGACGTGTCCCATGATAAGAGCTTAAAAATGGTCACTTTTTTATGGTATTTCCTGAGTGAAAAGTTGTTACGATCGGACTTCCACAGACATCACTTGTTGACATCATTGTGTTTGtaggcaaacaaacaaattcttTTGGACTCTGATGTTGTCATCATACTTTCTGTTAATCCACAGtttattcctctctctctttgtcagAACATTGGGCCTGAGGCGACCTGGGGTGTCCAGCATGGTGGGAGCCTTGCTAATCCTGGTCTTTACCTCACATGTGTCCTACTTAACCTTCGTCAGTTTTGACTACGGCTACAATATGGCTGCCAACGTTACCATCGGTACAGGATACACTAGAGTCATATTAAAGCTTGTATTTTGGTTGCCAGTTATAGTTTGAATTTATACGTACTGTATTTAGCCAACCTACGGGTggatgttttgtatttatagttTTTACACTACCAGTCAACCCTAATCCTTACAGACCTTAAAAGACTTTTTTCTCATACTTGAATGTTATGTTGTCTTTAAAGGCATGGTGAACCTCCTCTGGTGGCTGTGTTGGTGCTGGCAGAACCGGCGCACGCTTCCATACTGGTGGAAGTGCTGCCTGGTGGTTTTGCTCCTTCATGGTCTGgccctgctggagctgctggactTCCCCCCAGTGCTCTGGATTCTAGATGCTCATGCTGTGTGGCATCTCAGCACCATACCAGTTCACTTCCTTTTCTTCAGGTTCGGCCACCCACCTgcattgctttttaaaaaaatgttaaacagtgtcagagatttttttctttgaattgtcatttaaaattagaaaaaagtgACTCattttggtgtgtgtctgtgtgaaaaaTACCTCTGACATGAtccttatttctttttcatccaGTTTCCTGATAGATGACAGCCTCTACCTACTAAACACAGAGAAGATGGGTGTGAAAGTGGAGTAGGAGGAGTTCATCGTGTCATCATCATGCCTCCACCCTTGCACTTCACCAATCAGGGCAGCCAGACACCCAAACATGGAAGTAGCTCAGCCTCCCAGATGACATGCATGACACCATTATGACCTACATGACTACAAAAattgtttacatttttcacatttttatttttttatgcatttgggagaaacttttctctcttttaagaTGATTATGCTTGATTCTTGCTCTACTTAACTTTGCCTTGTACTGATGTGCTCTTCGTGTCTTTTGCCATTTGACATAACTGCAACACACAATGAGGGAAACGGCTTTCTTTTCACAGTAGACCCCATTTTTTGACTTCCAACTGCAATGTTTATCCTGTTTCTTTAGACTCTCCCCTGAACCTGTAATTCGACTCTCACCAGCTTCTTGAAATTCCAACACGCTCAGCTTCTCGCAAGTGGTAGTTAGCTGTGGCTGACAATAGATGGCACCAAATCACTTTACCAGACCATCATAACCACCATGTGTTGAGGTCCGTCTCTGACTAAAGTGAACTGGCAGACACGAGAGATGTCCTTGTGAAGGGGAGGGGTATGGGGGGGGCTACAGATTGTTCCAGAGAGAGTGGGAAAGGGCTTTATGTTTGGAGGTCATTTCAGCTgacactgtttttttgttttctcaccatcacacctttatttttgtgcctctgttgGTTTCACTTGTGCTTTTGTTCCCCTTCTTTCTAACTTCATATTTCCATTCACACCAGTTGcctttgttgttttaatccttAGTCTTTTATTTACCAATTTGCTTTATTATGTTTGCATTTTCCTTTTCGTTTTgattagtttaatttaaatttctgtAAGATATACCTTGTGATCATGAAATGATAATATATTTATGCGCCTGTATTGCCTTTTAGCACGAGAAAAATCAGGAAATAACGGAGGTAGGATAAATAAGCTGCATAAAGAAGCTAGTTAGAAGGTCTTTTTGACTGCCTCTAATTCTGGGGTTCAGTGATGTGTGTGAAGGAATGTTTAAGAGTTTGACATCCATTAATATGAtttggttcctttttttttttttgctgtatttcCCAGAATGATGCACAAACAACCAGCTTCTTCACAAATAACTGCCCTGTCATACAAAATATTCCACCGATGACCCTCCATGTCTGCCTTATACACTGCATCATTGCCTGcttgacaaaaaacaattttctttttctaaatcaGTTTTCTCCTCTTGACGGTTGCCACCAAAATGCGTGAATTCATACCATGTATGTGTTCATGCTCAGAGTTACCCCTCCATATGTGCACTTTACGGGTATATATACACTGACAGGCATTTTGTTTGAAATTCCGCACACacctttgttgtttttgtatgagCATGAAAACAATGACCAGTACACGCTGCCTTGACTtgacattgtgttgtttttgccaTCATAAACTGAAcccatgtttttgtgtgagacCTAAATAATGCTTGATCCCTCTGTAATACCACTGCAGTGTGTATGTGCGTATACATGTATATGTTGGAGGTttactgtgtgaatgtgtgtgaggtAATGGGTAAATGTAGCTTTGCTGACAGCCTGCGATGGGGGTGTGGGGTGAGAGACGTGGAGAGGATGTCATAGGTATGGGTTGCAAAAAGATTCCTGAGATTGTGGTAGAGATTCTGACCTTAACAGTTATGAATCACTGGatatattatttatcatttgaCAATTTTGGTTATATTATCGAGCATGAATTAATCACTAGAATTCATTACATGAAGTCTGGGGCCAGTTATaacaatatataaattaaaaacccAGTGGTTTGaacaaattttaatttctaattatCAAAAAACTTTCAAAACGATAACAGTTTGTCTATTGATTTAGAATTTGTTCActtcatatttgttttattaaagaGTTCCCTGGCAGATTAGCATAAAACAAATTCCAAAGTTTTTGctcataaataattttaatttttagctTCTTTCACACATCACAGCAGACATCCTGTTTTGTCAGTCATCTACTGCCCCCTGCCTGTTGCCCTGTGCCCCTTCACCCATTTGAGTGCACCTTTTCCTCATCTTGCATCAATATTAGaccaaaaaaatctgaaactgaacaaataaagttttatttgttgatAAGGAATGGACTCAACTGTGTCTTTCCCTTCAGGTATTAGATACTTAGCTTGTTTGtctgtaaatacagtatgtctccCTTCAATAATCTAGTTGTCTTTTAAGGGTGAAACCCAGATTCAGTGTGTTGAGAGAATAATATATGTATTACTAATATGAGGACACCACTGATTCCATAGGCATAGCCCATTTAAAGAAAGACATAATCCATAACGTCTTATAAAATGCAATTGATTCATTTAACGGAAGTTTAAAGCAGGATAGTGACAGATTATGTGGTAACCAAGTTTGAAAGCACCTCCATGACCAGTAATACTTGCAA is part of the Antennarius striatus isolate MH-2024 chromosome 21, ASM4005453v1, whole genome shotgun sequence genome and encodes:
- the pgap3 gene encoding post-GPI attachment to proteins factor 3, which codes for MASASRRCTSVRLPTVAAAILLLMSVTTVRSSQGDKEPVYRDCVKQCVRTNCTGARLRGFQSTQPQYMALTGWTCRDDCRYQCMWTTVGLYQAEGYRVPQFHGKWPFARFLCFEEPASALASLLNGLSCLLMLLRYRSMVPRQSPMYHTINAFSLVSLNAWFWSTVFHTRDTYLTEKMDYFCATAVILYSIYLCCVRTLGLRRPGVSSMVGALLILVFTSHVSYLTFVSFDYGYNMAANVTIGMVNLLWWLCWCWQNRRTLPYWWKCCLVVLLLHGLALLELLDFPPVLWILDAHAVWHLSTIPVHFLFFSFLIDDSLYLLNTEKMGVKVE